A region of Moorena sp. SIOASIH DNA encodes the following proteins:
- a CDS encoding putative PEP-binding protein, translated as MDNLYSLDLIQPSEYPFVGNEAFNLSQLLQRDYPVVPGFVVSAKALWEFIAILGESEPLLADLPSSYLYVDVDNPRQLQQVAQQIRHKIQGATLASVLASTLSEIAETTLAPATIFHPSLSMTSPGSGIEEDTGKTEVGRLEQPQIFSTLPDKILESYICPRQPSMELCLKQVWAELFRARSLFYWQRHSIGLQQLNLAVLIQPMWDAIASGTLQINQAEGYIQATWGLGTAWAKGEVVPDYYQIEIETGIVLASRLGRKTRAYGLCLEADSLSLTQNTVQAYLLSEEQQKQYTLKDKYLQQLINISQRLVADISPSFSLEWTLWQTSENSEPELQITKFSPQTGQKWDASQLRLEPSHHASKLAYYVGSTTSYGKLFTSLQVGSLPNVPKASSDSIGSNSSEYTVNPSMTPMLVRGLPAAPGRVTATAHVISGEGKNVSAILSGRILVAQSVSPDWLPGLKHVAAIITEQGGITSHAGIIARELGIPCVVGAAGITQIIETGESLLVDGGQGEVYRLGTKQGFPVEKLHGSGLREREAKVNFQASNFQNTFPIATQLLVNLSQPDSLEKIVGLPVDGVGLLRSELMMLEILNNLHPSQWHRQGHERELVERLAQLIVEFTVTLAPRPVFYRSTDWRSHEFPSLSGDHLVTEAEVNPMLGLRGTRRYLSDPASFDLELAALQEVYAYGCRNLRLILPFVRTVEEFTFCRRRVEQVGLTDNPDFQLWIMAEVPSVLFLLPDYVKAGVQGISIGTNDLTQLLLGADREQRQLETLVAGCHPVVKQAIQQLIEMAKEAGIPCSICGQATVQDPELIDLLVQWGITSISVDVKDVEATYQAITRAEQRLLLEAARNKSKGLGVKGQGENI; from the coding sequence GTGGATAATCTTTACTCTCTTGATCTGATTCAACCTTCAGAGTATCCCTTCGTGGGCAATGAAGCCTTTAACTTAAGTCAGCTGTTGCAACGGGATTATCCGGTTGTACCTGGCTTTGTGGTGAGTGCAAAGGCATTGTGGGAATTTATCGCAATTTTAGGTGAGTCTGAACCCCTGTTAGCTGATTTACCTTCTTCTTATCTTTACGTAGATGTGGACAATCCTCGCCAGCTACAGCAAGTGGCTCAGCAAATTCGTCACAAAATTCAAGGGGCGACTTTAGCTTCGGTGTTGGCATCAACCCTATCGGAAATAGCAGAAACTACACTCGCCCCAGCAACAATTTTTCACCCTTCCTTATCCATGACATCACCAGGGTCGGGAATTGAGGAGGACACTGGGAAAACTGAAGTGGGAAGATTAGAGCAACCCCAGATTTTTTCAACCTTACCAGATAAAATTTTGGAATCCTATATTTGCCCTAGGCAACCATCAATGGAACTGTGTTTAAAACAGGTTTGGGCAGAACTATTTCGCGCCAGAAGTCTATTTTACTGGCAACGGCATAGTATTGGTCTCCAGCAGCTCAATTTGGCAGTCTTGATACAACCAATGTGGGATGCGATCGCTTCTGGTACACTCCAGATTAACCAAGCTGAGGGTTACATCCAAGCCACGTGGGGGTTAGGTACTGCATGGGCGAAGGGGGAAGTAGTGCCAGACTATTACCAAATTGAGATCGAAACTGGTATTGTGCTAGCCTCACGACTGGGTCGTAAAACCCGTGCCTATGGCTTGTGTCTGGAAGCGGACTCATTATCACTAACCCAGAACACTGTGCAAGCCTATCTACTCAGTGAGGAGCAACAAAAACAGTACACCCTAAAGGACAAATACCTCCAACAGCTAATTAATATCAGTCAGCGTCTAGTGGCTGATATTAGTCCTAGCTTTTCCCTAGAGTGGACACTATGGCAAACCTCAGAAAACTCAGAACCAGAGTTACAAATTACAAAATTTAGTCCTCAAACTGGGCAAAAGTGGGATGCTAGCCAGTTGAGGCTTGAACCGTCACATCATGCTTCCAAACTAGCTTACTATGTGGGTTCTACTACCTCCTACGGCAAGCTGTTTACCTCTCTACAAGTGGGTAGCCTACCCAATGTGCCTAAAGCATCATCGGACTCCATTGGGAGCAACTCTAGTGAATACACTGTCAACCCATCCATGACGCCTATGCTTGTGAGAGGATTACCCGCAGCACCAGGAAGAGTTACAGCAACTGCTCATGTGATATCGGGTGAGGGCAAAAACGTCTCAGCAATCCTCTCTGGTAGAATTTTGGTTGCTCAAAGTGTTTCTCCTGACTGGCTACCTGGGCTCAAGCACGTAGCCGCTATTATTACTGAACAAGGAGGGATAACTAGTCATGCTGGGATTATTGCTAGAGAACTTGGTATTCCCTGTGTTGTGGGTGCGGCTGGTATTACCCAAATCATAGAAACTGGCGAGTCTCTACTTGTGGATGGGGGACAGGGGGAAGTTTATCGGCTAGGAACTAAGCAAGGGTTTCCGGTTGAAAAGTTGCATGGCTCAGGATTAAGAGAAAGGGAAGCAAAAGTTAACTTTCAAGCTTCTAACTTTCAAAATACTTTCCCAATTGCTACTCAATTATTGGTTAATCTTAGCCAGCCGGACTCCCTAGAAAAAATTGTGGGTTTGCCAGTGGATGGAGTGGGGTTATTGCGTTCAGAACTGATGATGTTGGAGATTTTGAATAATCTGCACCCCAGTCAGTGGCACAGACAAGGCCATGAGCGTGAGTTAGTAGAACGCTTGGCTCAGTTAATTGTTGAATTTACGGTTACCTTGGCACCACGTCCTGTATTTTATCGCTCCACGGATTGGCGCTCCCATGAATTTCCATCCCTGAGTGGGGATCACTTGGTAACGGAAGCGGAAGTTAACCCGATGCTTGGCCTACGTGGCACTCGTCGCTATCTGAGTGACCCAGCTAGCTTTGATCTGGAACTGGCAGCTTTACAGGAGGTTTATGCTTACGGCTGCAGGAATTTACGGCTGATTTTGCCCTTTGTACGTACTGTGGAAGAATTTACCTTTTGCCGCCGTCGGGTAGAACAGGTAGGACTTACTGATAATCCTGATTTTCAACTTTGGATTATGGCAGAAGTACCATCTGTGTTGTTTTTGCTACCAGACTATGTTAAGGCAGGTGTTCAAGGAATTTCTATTGGTACTAATGATTTGACGCAACTTTTACTAGGAGCTGATCGGGAGCAGAGGCAGTTGGAAACACTGGTGGCAGGGTGCCATCCAGTGGTCAAGCAAGCAATTCAGCAATTAATCGAAATGGCAAAGGAAGCTGGTATTCCTTGCTCAATTTGTGGTCAAGCTACGGTTCAGGATCCGGAACTCATTGATTTGTTGGTGCAGTGGGGAATTACTTCGATTTCTGTTGATGTTAAAGATGTGGAAGCGACTTACCAGGCAATTACTCGTGCTGAGCAACGTTTACTCTTGGAAGCAGCACGAAATAAGTCAAAAGGCTTGGGTGTAAAAGGCCAAGGGGAAAACATATAA
- a CDS encoding alpha-L-arabinofuranosidase, with translation MKRRTLLQLAVSGAAIAFLLPRVFEEQSATNSVRASPIQNFWLSGKSIKTEVRVDWTKPVAQTTPFTFGSNDYEITILEKASDSDFQEHLAELDIRLIRIHHIDLCERWTNQATKTWDEEKIRACYDASYPQQPTIIQNIPRWPSWMATDPDGLLSTNEYDNYAAFCAQLVEILNGRQQRQIRYWEPLNEQDVPYQKAGKLNQLWEIYNKVARAMKAVDPSIKVGGPVLTWDEPNRLEDFLKKCASNVDFISWHRYGSGNARESTDKLMSYTPEYRRQVENFREIVAKYIPDRKVPLLLGEYNINYSWNSGEDRQNTHVGAVWFASVFKHLADAGIDMATSWHLKDMYYGMIDHMNNLRPAATVFRWAIKYLTGKVMYTESGHKFVEAMAIEQSNQQRSLLLINKSAKPASIRIEGTLDFSDTERLPMFSLDANGVNSSTLATRLLKYSSVRLHPYSLMLLRLSN, from the coding sequence ATGAAACGTAGAACATTACTCCAGCTAGCAGTATCTGGCGCTGCGATCGCATTCCTCTTACCGAGAGTCTTTGAGGAGCAAAGCGCTACTAATTCGGTAAGAGCATCACCAATACAAAATTTTTGGTTGTCCGGAAAGTCAATTAAAACTGAAGTTAGGGTGGATTGGACAAAGCCAGTCGCACAAACTACACCCTTCACCTTTGGCTCCAACGACTACGAAATTACTATTCTGGAAAAGGCATCAGACTCGGATTTCCAGGAGCATCTGGCGGAACTCGATATCAGGTTAATTCGTATTCACCATATCGATCTATGCGAACGTTGGACTAACCAAGCTACCAAAACCTGGGACGAGGAAAAAATTCGAGCTTGCTACGATGCCTCTTATCCCCAACAGCCTACCATTATCCAAAACATTCCCCGCTGGCCAAGTTGGATGGCTACAGATCCGGATGGTCTACTGTCCACAAATGAGTATGACAACTATGCTGCCTTCTGTGCTCAACTGGTGGAGATTCTCAATGGACGCCAGCAACGACAGATTAGGTACTGGGAACCCTTAAATGAACAAGATGTGCCTTATCAAAAAGCGGGTAAGTTGAATCAGCTGTGGGAAATCTACAACAAAGTGGCAAGGGCAATGAAAGCAGTAGACCCCTCAATCAAGGTGGGAGGACCAGTCTTGACTTGGGATGAACCTAACCGACTAGAAGATTTTCTGAAGAAATGTGCTTCCAATGTAGACTTCATTTCCTGGCATCGTTACGGCAGTGGCAATGCCAGGGAGTCCACAGACAAACTGATGTCCTACACACCAGAGTATAGGAGGCAGGTGGAGAATTTTCGCGAAATAGTAGCAAAATACATTCCGGACCGAAAAGTACCATTGTTATTGGGAGAATATAACATCAACTACTCATGGAACTCTGGTGAAGACCGTCAGAATACCCATGTCGGAGCGGTTTGGTTTGCTTCAGTATTCAAACATTTAGCTGACGCTGGGATTGATATGGCAACCTCCTGGCATCTCAAGGATATGTATTACGGCATGATCGACCACATGAATAATCTGCGACCAGCTGCAACTGTATTTCGCTGGGCGATCAAGTACCTGACTGGCAAGGTGATGTACACCGAGAGCGGCCATAAGTTTGTGGAGGCTATGGCAATAGAGCAGTCCAATCAACAGCGATCGCTATTGTTGATCAATAAATCAGCCAAACCTGCCAGCATCAGGATTGAGGGAACACTGGATTTTTCTGACACTGAAAGGCTACCCATGTTTTCTTTAGATGCCAACGGTGTAAACAGCAGCACCCTAGCAACAAGGCTACTGAAGTACTCATCGGTGAGATTGCATCCTTACTCTCTTATGTTACTGCGTTTGAGTAATTAG
- a CDS encoding acyltransferase, whose translation MQQINHPFLKFLANLYFEAKRLYYQFRYPNLTLAKRVQIKGSLEIAGSVKVVIGSGSRLGKEVFIYGSGEVTIGSNVLLNGPCIGCECSITVGDECLISDCFLADSDYHNLQPHLRHCPPGPKVSAEIVIERNVWIGARATVMKGVHIGENSVVGLGSVVRKSVPPGVVVIGNPQQIVKHFKPVSTDQLVLTGQ comes from the coding sequence ATGCAGCAGATTAATCACCCATTTCTCAAATTTCTCGCTAATCTTTATTTTGAGGCTAAGCGTTTATACTATCAGTTTCGATACCCCAATCTCACCCTTGCCAAAAGAGTGCAGATCAAAGGCTCTCTTGAGATAGCAGGTAGCGTTAAGGTAGTGATTGGCTCAGGTTCTCGCTTGGGTAAAGAGGTATTTATCTATGGTTCTGGTGAGGTCACTATTGGTTCAAATGTACTACTAAATGGGCCTTGTATAGGTTGCGAGTGCTCAATTACTGTGGGAGATGAATGTCTAATTTCTGACTGCTTTCTTGCTGATAGCGATTACCATAACCTACAACCCCACCTGCGTCACTGTCCTCCAGGACCAAAGGTTTCAGCTGAGATTGTGATTGAGCGAAATGTCTGGATTGGAGCCAGAGCTACGGTGATGAAAGGGGTACACATTGGGGAAAATAGTGTAGTAGGTTTAGGCAGCGTGGTTCGTAAGTCTGTCCCTCCCGGCGTGGTAGTTATTGGGAATCCCCAGCAAATTGTGAAGCATTTCAAACCAGTCAGTACTGACCAGTTAGTACTGACTGGTCAGTAA
- a CDS encoding O-antigen ligase family protein, protein MTSSIPDFQTRNFKLGAMSFPEKVIYWIIVLTPLWWLLGIQTLFYPAVVVGLLGVNFDIDKLTRRSIPACIWAWLGMAIVMVWTATFGLDDVGFAFQRIAATFVTFFKSYCLIVTALLLPFWHEIRVKVVTRAVAWMATGYLVTIAIEMVMLAVGLGKEPFLPPLARLIPGGALSLLVTFADLQPFFGIPLPRTVLYTPDPPIVGVCSILSFFICLGEENRRLRQISVAGCLTALLISFSRLSWVSFVIALVITACFRSSLARQGSLWIGSLSSLLCAILGGLTLSDLVKKPLEIFNSARAESSKDRELVVTKTLEAWQQRPWMGWGIIQGSVKWYIYDIVLGSFSTYASVLYLHGIIGFIFFLAALGSTLWSTWTPAIRGNHNCQWAFASLVALYMLLNGTPLTWMAVYLWYFWVWLGAILAEIQRNEQFVSRWEQLSGRT, encoded by the coding sequence ATGACCTCTAGCATACCAGATTTCCAGACCAGAAACTTTAAACTGGGTGCCATGTCATTTCCAGAAAAAGTTATTTACTGGATAATTGTGCTAACACCGCTCTGGTGGTTGTTGGGAATACAAACACTCTTCTACCCAGCGGTAGTTGTTGGTTTGTTAGGAGTAAACTTTGATATCGACAAACTCACTAGAAGATCGATACCCGCCTGTATCTGGGCTTGGTTAGGTATGGCTATAGTCATGGTCTGGACTGCTACGTTTGGTCTCGATGACGTAGGGTTTGCCTTCCAGAGAATTGCTGCTACCTTCGTAACTTTTTTCAAGAGCTACTGTTTAATTGTTACGGCACTGCTCTTACCATTCTGGCATGAAATCAGGGTTAAGGTGGTGACCCGTGCTGTAGCTTGGATGGCAACAGGATATTTAGTGACTATCGCCATTGAGATGGTCATGCTGGCAGTGGGACTAGGCAAAGAACCTTTTCTACCGCCCTTAGCGCGTCTGATTCCCGGCGGTGCTCTGAGTTTGCTAGTTACATTTGCTGACTTACAACCTTTTTTTGGTATCCCGTTACCCAGGACAGTTCTTTACACCCCAGACCCCCCCATTGTAGGGGTGTGCTCGATTCTAAGTTTTTTCATCTGCTTGGGTGAAGAAAACCGCCGCTTACGTCAAATATCTGTAGCGGGTTGTTTAACGGCTCTGCTAATTAGTTTTAGTCGTTTATCCTGGGTTTCCTTTGTGATCGCATTGGTGATTACAGCTTGTTTCCGCAGCAGTTTGGCTCGTCAAGGTTCTTTATGGATTGGTTCATTAAGCTCATTACTTTGTGCTATTTTGGGAGGTTTGACCTTAAGTGATTTAGTAAAAAAGCCCCTAGAAATCTTCAATAGTGCTCGTGCCGAATCCTCTAAAGACCGGGAACTGGTGGTTACTAAAACCCTTGAGGCTTGGCAACAACGCCCCTGGATGGGATGGGGAATTATACAAGGCTCAGTCAAATGGTATATCTACGACATTGTTTTGGGTTCCTTTTCAACTTACGCCTCAGTTCTTTATTTGCACGGCATCATTGGCTTTATCTTTTTCTTAGCTGCCCTAGGTTCAACCCTTTGGAGTACTTGGACTCCAGCGATTCGTGGTAACCATAATTGCCAGTGGGCATTTGCGAGTCTGGTGGCTTTGTACATGCTTCTCAACGGAACACCATTGACCTGGATGGCAGTGTATTTGTGGTATTTTTGGGTCTGGTTAGGGGCAATTCTTGCCGAAATACAGCGAAATGAGCAGTTTGTCTCTCGATGGGAGCAGTTATCTGGCAGAACTTGA
- a CDS encoding glycosyltransferase family 4 protein has protein sequence MRILIYSYNYHPEPIGIAPLMTELAEGLVKAGHQVRVVTSMPNYPQRCIYDKYQGKWYQTEERNGVIIQRSYVWIRPKPGVVTRILLDGSFVVTSLIQAFQGWRPDVILLTVPSLAVSVPAALLGWLYNCPVLLNLQDILPEAAVQVGLIRNKLAIRIFEALEKFAYHTAHKITVISEGFVDNLVSKGIPKDKITCIPNWANVNVIRPLPKQGNSFRTAYHLDGKFVVLYSGNIALTQGLETVVKAATLVRHIPEIVFVIVGESKALQQLQQDCQTCKASNVKLLPFQPREKLPEMLAAADIGLVVQKRNVVSFNMPSKIQVLLACGRPIIASVPLNGTAARVVRKSSGGVVVPPQQPQALASAIVELYENPEQGVSLGQQGRKFALKHFAYQNALNSYEALLTQITKKPNHNSLIELQQFSD, from the coding sequence ATGCGCATATTAATCTACTCCTATAATTATCATCCTGAACCGATAGGCATTGCCCCATTAATGACGGAACTGGCAGAAGGTTTGGTCAAGGCAGGACATCAAGTACGAGTCGTCACTAGTATGCCCAACTATCCCCAGCGCTGTATCTATGATAAATATCAGGGTAAGTGGTATCAGACTGAAGAAAGAAATGGAGTAATAATTCAACGCTCCTATGTCTGGATTCGACCAAAGCCTGGTGTAGTGACACGGATACTACTGGATGGTAGCTTCGTGGTTACTAGTTTGATTCAGGCTTTCCAGGGCTGGCGACCTGATGTGATTCTACTGACAGTACCGTCCCTGGCGGTTAGTGTACCAGCTGCTTTACTCGGTTGGTTGTACAACTGCCCAGTATTACTGAATTTACAGGATATTTTGCCAGAAGCTGCTGTACAGGTTGGTCTAATTAGAAACAAACTAGCCATCCGTATCTTTGAAGCTTTAGAGAAGTTTGCCTACCACACTGCTCATAAAATCACTGTTATTTCTGAGGGATTCGTTGACAATTTAGTCAGTAAAGGAATACCTAAAGACAAAATTACCTGTATCCCCAACTGGGCGAATGTTAATGTTATCCGTCCCTTACCCAAACAAGGAAATTCCTTTCGCACTGCTTACCATCTTGATGGCAAGTTTGTAGTACTGTATTCCGGTAATATTGCCCTGACTCAGGGACTGGAAACAGTAGTGAAGGCGGCTACTCTGGTCAGGCATATTCCAGAAATTGTCTTCGTCATTGTTGGAGAATCTAAGGCTCTACAGCAGCTACAGCAAGACTGTCAGACTTGCAAGGCTAGTAATGTCAAGCTTTTACCTTTCCAACCCCGAGAGAAGTTACCAGAAATGTTGGCAGCAGCAGATATAGGTTTAGTTGTGCAAAAGCGTAACGTTGTTTCCTTTAATATGCCCTCAAAAATTCAAGTGCTATTGGCTTGCGGACGACCCATCATTGCTTCTGTGCCTTTGAATGGAACTGCAGCGCGAGTTGTTCGAAAAAGTAGTGGCGGTGTAGTGGTACCACCACAACAGCCCCAGGCTTTAGCATCTGCAATTGTCGAATTGTATGAAAATCCTGAGCAGGGGGTATCTCTAGGTCAACAAGGTAGAAAATTTGCTCTCAAGCACTTCGCCTATCAAAACGCTCTCAACTCCTATGAAGCACTATTAACTCAAATTACTAAGAAACCTAACCATAATTCACTGATTGAATTACAGCAGTTTTCAGATTGA
- a CDS encoding ComF family protein: MFVWGNYGGPLKRVLAALKYENQPQLAHPLGHWLGKAWLKSSATRSHNQKLIVVPIPMHPKKQQQRGYNQAELIARSFCELTGYKQAPLGLERVRATQPQFGLSVQERAQNLADAFIIGKHFLRHHSTSPVLILDDIYTSGATVKSATQTLRKHGITVYGSVAIATSTASVK, encoded by the coding sequence GTGTTTGTCTGGGGCAATTACGGTGGTCCATTAAAACGAGTACTCGCTGCCCTGAAATATGAAAACCAACCCCAGCTAGCACATCCCTTGGGCCATTGGCTGGGTAAAGCTTGGTTAAAATCCTCTGCCACCCGTAGCCACAACCAAAAATTAATAGTAGTTCCCATTCCCATGCACCCTAAAAAACAGCAACAAAGAGGTTACAACCAGGCAGAGCTGATTGCCCGAAGTTTTTGTGAATTAACTGGTTACAAACAAGCACCACTGGGTTTAGAAAGAGTCCGGGCAACTCAACCTCAGTTTGGTTTATCTGTCCAAGAGCGAGCGCAAAACCTAGCAGATGCCTTTATTATTGGTAAACACTTTCTCAGACATCATAGCACCTCACCCGTACTAATCCTAGATGATATCTACACCAGCGGAGCTACAGTCAAATCAGCCACTCAAACCCTGAGAAAGCATGGAATAACCGTATATGGGTCAGTTGCGATCGCAACATCTACAGCATCAGTAAAGTAA
- a CDS encoding DegT/DnrJ/EryC1/StrS family aminotransferase: MSYQVPVKVPFVSLAQQHRPIQTELDQAIQAVVQQGDFVLGKALMNFETAFAAACAVEYGIGVGSGTDAIALGLQACGISAGDEVICPANTFIATVMGIIAAGATPILVDCNPLTALIDLDSAKQAITANTKAIVPVHLYGQMVSPSELIAFADAHNLLIFEDAAQAHLAQREDYYAGSVGKAAAFSFYPSKNLGAFGNGGMVITNDATVAEKVRSLRNYGAPRKYFHTDIGKNSRLDTLQAAILNVKLPYLTEWNQSRYWAAGQYDNLLKALEGHGIVPIENHSGLGHVYHLYVIRVGQECAFNRQSIQDALASVGIQTGIHYPIPCHLQPAYKYLGYQAGDFPHAEALCNEILSLPIYPNLSKEQIEQVVDGLANLLGVLEPLVINH; encoded by the coding sequence ATGAGTTACCAAGTTCCGGTCAAAGTTCCCTTCGTTTCACTAGCTCAACAACACAGACCTATTCAAACCGAGCTAGACCAGGCAATTCAAGCTGTAGTGCAGCAGGGAGATTTTGTTCTTGGTAAAGCCTTGATGAATTTTGAGACAGCATTTGCGGCTGCTTGTGCTGTCGAATACGGTATCGGGGTGGGATCTGGCACCGATGCGATCGCACTCGGATTACAAGCCTGTGGCATTAGTGCTGGGGATGAAGTGATTTGTCCTGCTAACACTTTTATCGCTACAGTGATGGGGATCATAGCTGCTGGTGCTACGCCAATTTTGGTGGATTGCAACCCCCTTACTGCCCTAATTGATCTCGATAGTGCCAAACAAGCAATTACAGCCAACACCAAGGCAATTGTCCCTGTGCATCTTTACGGTCAGATGGTATCCCCGAGTGAGTTAATCGCATTTGCTGATGCCCACAACTTACTGATTTTTGAAGACGCAGCACAAGCTCACTTAGCACAGCGAGAGGATTATTATGCTGGTTCTGTGGGCAAGGCAGCAGCATTTAGTTTCTACCCCAGTAAAAACTTGGGTGCCTTTGGTAATGGTGGTATGGTAATCACTAATGATGCTACTGTGGCTGAAAAAGTGCGATCGCTTCGTAATTACGGAGCACCTCGCAAATATTTTCATACCGATATCGGCAAAAATAGCCGTTTAGATACGTTACAAGCTGCTATCCTCAATGTCAAACTGCCTTATTTGACTGAGTGGAACCAGTCACGGTACTGGGCAGCTGGCCAGTACGACAATCTACTCAAGGCTTTGGAAGGTCACGGGATTGTGCCCATAGAAAACCACAGCGGGCTAGGTCATGTCTACCACCTTTATGTGATTCGGGTGGGTCAAGAATGTGCCTTTAACCGACAGAGCATCCAGGATGCTCTGGCCTCAGTGGGAATTCAAACTGGTATTCATTATCCAATTCCTTGCCATCTCCAGCCAGCTTACAAGTACTTGGGATATCAAGCCGGTGACTTTCCCCATGCCGAAGCTCTGTGCAATGAGATTTTATCTCTACCAATTTATCCCAACTTGAGCAAGGAGCAGATTGAGCAGGTTGTTGATGGGTTAGCTAATTTATTAGGCGTGCTTGAGCCATTAGTTATTAATCATTAA
- a CDS encoding GNVR domain-containing protein, whose translation MKKVAAILNRHWTLLLVFNSLVLGASFGAFSLLKPFWIAKAQLILPETGKLQASLGTLGSLTKGDSKLATKSHPLNMQASILTSDALMRRLLESDPEKTDFQRLVQYKKLFAISPDQESTTIWLNASGDSPELARDRVKALISAYQERLNELRQADGTTRVEFNKKALERAKQKLDQSQEALAKFQESSGLVNSKAQTEGLVRAITDLSISQAQAQAEAQASQHQLQILSTRLGLTPKQAIRSLGLAENRDYQFVRQQLTELEATLVKAQATYTYAHPEIQNLLLQREQLQQQIQQYIFLAAGDTLVDPTLTDSAQGRAMLIQQLILAESAASGQQQQAEQLQQQIDQMKSTLTVIPVHQSRLLELTRQYDVAAGVYNGLVAQMEQVNLDAFSAYPNVQVLDPPTVDEKPAGPKKLLIIANGFLASAVGSIALVLLLERRNPLLSPKDLQAIKFPMVVNIPHLRHAGMGLELGTETDVEFQRLASVISLRSGEDRRILITSAMVSEGKTTVTLGLATALVDLGFRVLVVDGDFRQATLSQRLGHDHDPLKPGQPVKIQPSLDLLPTSHKKGKIVELVTQGKFEQSLATAEESGDYDYVLIDSAPVSMTSETALMAAVIRNLLFVVRPEISKRDFVSDSLEQLAQHNAQLLGLVVNGVETKSRPYLYRSSDTLVKS comes from the coding sequence ATGAAAAAAGTAGCTGCGATCCTGAATAGACATTGGACACTTTTATTAGTTTTTAATTCTTTGGTGCTGGGAGCTAGCTTTGGAGCCTTTTCTTTATTAAAGCCTTTTTGGATTGCTAAAGCACAGCTCATTCTACCAGAAACAGGCAAGTTACAAGCTAGTTTAGGAACTCTTGGTTCATTAACTAAGGGGGATTCTAAATTGGCGACTAAGAGTCATCCTCTGAATATGCAGGCATCTATTCTAACCAGTGATGCTTTGATGAGGCGCTTGTTGGAGTCTGACCCAGAGAAAACTGATTTTCAAAGGCTGGTTCAATACAAAAAGTTGTTCGCGATATCTCCTGACCAGGAATCGACTACGATCTGGTTGAATGCCAGTGGAGATAGTCCAGAATTAGCAAGAGATCGAGTCAAGGCACTGATCAGTGCGTATCAGGAGCGTCTGAATGAACTGCGTCAAGCAGATGGTACCACTAGGGTTGAGTTCAATAAGAAAGCGCTGGAGCGAGCTAAACAAAAATTGGATCAGTCTCAGGAGGCATTAGCAAAGTTTCAGGAATCCTCTGGTTTAGTGAATAGCAAAGCCCAAACTGAAGGACTGGTGAGGGCAATTACTGATCTGAGTATTAGCCAAGCTCAGGCTCAAGCTGAAGCTCAAGCTAGTCAACATCAGCTTCAAATCCTATCGACTCGCTTGGGTCTTACTCCTAAGCAAGCAATCCGCTCTCTAGGTCTGGCAGAAAACCGGGATTACCAGTTTGTGCGGCAGCAGTTGACTGAACTGGAAGCCACTTTGGTCAAAGCTCAAGCTACTTATACCTATGCTCATCCCGAGATCCAAAATCTGCTGCTACAACGTGAGCAGTTGCAGCAGCAGATTCAACAGTACATCTTTCTAGCAGCTGGTGATACTTTAGTAGACCCGACGCTAACTGATAGTGCTCAAGGAAGAGCGATGTTAATCCAGCAACTGATTCTGGCGGAAAGTGCTGCTAGTGGTCAACAACAACAGGCTGAGCAATTACAGCAGCAGATTGACCAGATGAAAAGTACTTTAACGGTGATTCCTGTCCATCAGTCTAGGCTGCTGGAACTAACGCGACAGTACGATGTGGCTGCGGGAGTCTATAACGGTTTAGTTGCTCAAATGGAGCAAGTCAATCTTGATGCGTTTAGTGCTTATCCCAATGTACAGGTGCTTGACCCTCCCACTGTTGACGAGAAGCCTGCTGGTCCGAAGAAGTTGTTAATCATAGCTAATGGTTTTCTGGCATCGGCAGTGGGTAGTATAGCGCTGGTATTGCTGCTAGAACGGCGCAACCCACTGCTGAGCCCCAAAGACTTACAGGCAATCAAGTTCCCGATGGTGGTCAATATCCCTCATCTGAGGCACGCTGGTATGGGATTAGAGCTGGGTACAGAAACGGATGTAGAGTTTCAGCGACTAGCATCGGTGATTAGCTTACGCTCTGGGGAAGACCGTCGCATCTTGATTACTAGCGCGATGGTCTCAGAAGGCAAAACTACTGTCACTCTGGGATTAGCGACAGCTCTGGTAGATTTAGGGTTTCGGGTCTTGGTGGTGGATGGAGATTTCCGACAGGCAACCCTTTCTCAGCGCTTGGGTCATGACCATGACCCCCTAAAACCCGGACAGCCGGTGAAGATTCAACCGAGTCTTGACTTACTGCCTACCTCCCACAAAAAAGGCAAAATTGTGGAGCTGGTGACTCAGGGGAAATTTGAACAGAGCCTAGCTACTGCGGAGGAATCGGGTGACTATGACTATGTTTTGATTGACAGTGCTCCGGTCAGTATGACCAGTGAAACTGCCCTGATGGCTGCTGTCATCCGTAATTTGTTGTTTGTTGTTCGACCTGAGATTAGTAAGCGTGACTTTGTGAGTGACAGCTTGGAACAACTGGCTCAGCACAATGCTCAACTGTTGGGTTTGGTGGTGAATGGGGTAGAAACTAAGTCCAGACCCTACTTGTACAGATCTAGTGATACTTTAGTGAAGTCATAA